One window of the Shewanella khirikhana genome contains the following:
- a CDS encoding DUF368 domain-containing protein, whose amino-acid sequence MGAADVVPGVSGGTIAFITGILDKLLDSVRAINPSLIKVIRQEGGKAAWERINGTFLVCLFGGILTSIFSLAKLISYLLVHHPIPVWSFFFGLILVSVWHMLRQVKGFSAGRIALFALGAVVAWGITVLTPTEIPATYLNVFLGGAIAICAMILPGISGSFILLLLGLYPAVLAAAKGLQLDILACFAVGAICGILSFSHLLSMLLRKFHDATLFFLTGLMLGTLGKIWPWKETLSWRTNSHGEQVPLAQQNLSPWGFEQLSGESSQLGLAIVCALVGIALVLIIEKLGEGKPSH is encoded by the coding sequence ATGGGCGCAGCCGACGTGGTGCCCGGTGTATCCGGCGGTACCATCGCCTTTATCACAGGGATCCTGGATAAGCTGCTGGACAGCGTAAGGGCAATTAACCCCTCGCTTATCAAGGTGATACGTCAAGAAGGTGGGAAGGCAGCCTGGGAGCGGATCAACGGTACTTTCCTGGTGTGTCTGTTTGGTGGCATCCTCACCAGTATCTTCAGCCTTGCCAAGCTGATTTCATACCTGCTGGTGCATCACCCCATTCCTGTGTGGTCTTTCTTCTTTGGACTGATTTTGGTGTCTGTGTGGCATATGCTGCGGCAGGTAAAAGGCTTCAGTGCCGGGCGGATTGCGCTGTTTGCCCTCGGCGCCGTGGTGGCCTGGGGCATTACCGTGCTTACCCCTACCGAAATTCCGGCTACTTATTTGAATGTGTTCCTCGGCGGTGCCATCGCTATTTGCGCGATGATCCTGCCCGGCATTTCCGGCAGCTTTATTTTGCTGCTGCTCGGCCTCTACCCGGCAGTGCTTGCTGCGGCCAAGGGCTTACAGCTCGATATCCTTGCCTGCTTTGCCGTTGGCGCCATCTGCGGCATTTTGAGTTTCAGCCATCTGCTGTCGATGCTGCTGCGTAAGTTTCACGATGCGACCCTCTTCTTCCTCACCGGACTGATGTTGGGCACCCTGGGTAAGATCTGGCCCTGGAAGGAAACCCTGAGCTGGCGCACCAACTCCCATGGCGAGCAGGTGCCACTGGCACAGCAAAACCTGTCGCCCTGGGGCTTTGAGCAGCTTAGCGGCGAGTCATCGCAGCTGGGGCTCGCCATCGTCTGTGCCCTTGTTGGTATTGCTCTGGTGCTGATTATCGAGAAGCTCGGCGAGGGCAAACCAAGCCACTGA
- a CDS encoding hotdog fold domain-containing protein codes for MAGKPNKVMALYQKLIPYPFGRIIFSRMVARMAPYFGTIKPLITELRPNHCECFIKKRNAVHNHIKTVHVIAICNGLEMAMGVMAEASIPPHLRWIPKGMSLDYTAKAGSDIRCVAEVQPQDWQEGDLLVPVTAYDINDVVVVKGHIKLWISQRPPKA; via the coding sequence ATGGCTGGCAAACCCAATAAGGTGATGGCCCTTTATCAAAAGCTTATCCCCTATCCCTTTGGCAGAATTATCTTTTCCAGGATGGTGGCCCGCATGGCGCCCTACTTTGGCACCATCAAACCGCTGATCACCGAGCTTAGGCCCAACCACTGTGAATGCTTTATCAAGAAACGCAATGCGGTACACAACCACATTAAAACAGTCCACGTGATTGCCATCTGCAACGGCCTGGAAATGGCCATGGGCGTGATGGCCGAAGCCTCAATTCCGCCGCATCTGCGCTGGATCCCAAAGGGTATGAGCCTGGATTACACCGCCAAGGCAGGCAGTGATATTCGCTGTGTGGCCGAGGTTCAGCCGCAAGACTGGCAGGAAGGTGACTTGCTGGTGCCCGTAACGGCTTACGACATCAACGATGTGGTGGTGGTAAAAGGCCACATCAAGCTGTGGATCTCGCAAAGGCCGCCCAAAGCCTAA
- a CDS encoding 16S rRNA pseudouridine(516) synthase, whose protein sequence is MISPRGRLDSFLAKTLNIPKKAVRELLKAERVTVDGERALEMAQQIGPFSQIYLDDTALRAETPRYLMLHKPVGVVSATKDKEHKTVLDLIPEAIRAGLHIVGRLDLNTSGLVLLSNDSRWSESMMQPGAHVTKEYWVTLEKPLTQDYIAAFERGFYFETEAITTLPARLAIVGEREARVELREGKYHQIKRMFGRFQNPVLALHRSRIGALLLDPQLAPGQWRPLSDDEKRACQQSEVQAEA, encoded by the coding sequence ATGATTTCCCCCCGCGGCCGACTCGACAGCTTTCTGGCCAAAACCCTTAATATCCCCAAAAAAGCGGTTCGCGAGTTACTGAAAGCTGAAAGGGTGACAGTGGATGGTGAGCGGGCGCTGGAAATGGCGCAGCAAATCGGCCCCTTCAGTCAGATTTATTTGGATGACACAGCCCTTCGCGCCGAAACGCCGCGCTACCTGATGCTCCATAAACCCGTGGGGGTGGTGTCGGCCACCAAAGACAAAGAGCACAAAACCGTGCTCGACCTTATCCCCGAGGCGATTAGAGCCGGGCTGCACATAGTCGGCAGGCTGGATTTGAATACCTCCGGACTGGTGCTCTTATCCAACGACAGCCGCTGGTCAGAGTCGATGATGCAGCCCGGTGCCCATGTGACCAAAGAGTATTGGGTGACCCTGGAAAAGCCGCTGACCCAAGACTATATCGCGGCTTTTGAGCGTGGCTTTTACTTTGAAACAGAGGCTATTACCACGTTGCCGGCCAGACTTGCCATTGTTGGTGAGCGTGAGGCGAGGGTAGAACTTCGGGAAGGCAAGTACCATCAAATCAAGCGCATGTTTGGCCGCTTTCAAAACCCGGTGCTTGCCTTGCACCGAAGCCGCATTGGCGCTCTTCTCCTGGATCCGCAGCTTGCCCCCGGGCAATGGCGGCCACTCAGCGATGATGAAAAGCGCGCCTGCCAGCAAAGCGAAGTCCAGGCTGAGGCTTAG
- a CDS encoding helix-turn-helix transcriptional regulator yields MKTCQKILDLLKLQGPMTAAGLAESLGLTSMGVRQHLQAMEAEGNLSFEDISEGRGRPARYWKLTDAAQNQFGDRHSELTLRLIDSVKVIFGDAGMDALISHREAASEQAYLERMAGVSTLAGRLEQLAAIRTEEGYMATVANEGDVWWLYENHCPICAAASSCQNFCRSELMLFRRLLGEGVTVERSEHIVEGARRCAYRITAAIAD; encoded by the coding sequence ATGAAAACCTGCCAAAAAATCCTCGATTTGCTGAAGCTGCAAGGGCCTATGACTGCCGCTGGCCTGGCCGAATCGCTGGGGCTGACCTCCATGGGGGTGCGCCAGCATCTGCAGGCCATGGAAGCCGAAGGCAATCTCAGTTTTGAGGACATCAGTGAGGGCCGTGGTCGCCCGGCGCGTTACTGGAAGTTGACCGATGCGGCGCAAAACCAGTTTGGCGATCGTCACAGCGAGTTGACCTTAAGGCTGATTGATTCGGTAAAGGTGATTTTTGGCGATGCCGGGATGGATGCCCTGATAAGCCACCGCGAAGCCGCCTCTGAGCAGGCCTACCTTGAGCGGATGGCGGGTGTCAGCACCCTTGCCGGGCGCCTCGAGCAACTGGCGGCCATTCGCACTGAAGAAGGCTATATGGCGACGGTGGCAAATGAAGGGGATGTTTGGTGGCTGTACGAAAACCATTGTCCTATCTGCGCGGCCGCCAGCAGTTGCCAGAACTTTTGCCGCTCTGAGCTCATGCTGTTTCGTCGCCTGCTGGGCGAGGGGGTGACAGTGGAGCGTAGCGAGCATATCGTCGAAGGGGCGCGCCGCTGCGCTTATCGCATCACTGCGGCGATTGCCGACTAA
- a CDS encoding NADPH-dependent FMN reductase, translated as MKLSIINGSQRKGSQSGRVAEFIKTQRHSFSDVEVIELADYSLPFWDGDSRESKGEDWAIIEAKLSASDAYVLITPEWSGMATPMLKQLLMNASVPVTGHKPALLVSVSSSVNGVFPLAELMVSGNKNNKMVFIPANVIVRNVEEMLHPVEGSALSSRDSAIRERITESVSLLGRYAELLKPLQSYRDPFIYGM; from the coding sequence ATGAAACTCAGCATCATCAACGGCAGTCAGCGCAAAGGCTCACAAAGCGGCAGAGTGGCCGAATTTATCAAGACACAAAGACACAGCTTCAGCGATGTCGAGGTAATAGAACTGGCTGATTATTCGCTGCCGTTCTGGGATGGCGACAGCCGAGAGAGTAAGGGCGAAGACTGGGCCATCATCGAGGCCAAACTCAGTGCCAGCGATGCCTATGTTCTCATTACCCCCGAGTGGAGCGGCATGGCCACTCCCATGTTGAAACAACTGCTGATGAACGCCAGCGTCCCCGTGACTGGCCACAAACCGGCGCTGCTGGTGTCGGTTTCATCCAGCGTCAATGGAGTGTTCCCGCTGGCGGAGCTCATGGTAAGTGGCAATAAAAACAACAAGATGGTGTTTATCCCAGCCAATGTAATCGTCCGAAATGTCGAAGAGATGCTGCACCCAGTTGAAGGCAGCGCCCTGAGCAGCCGCGACAGCGCCATCCGTGAGCGCATCACTGAATCAGTGTCTTTACTTGGCCGCTACGCCGAGCTGTTAAAGCCACTGCAATCCTATCGCGACCCTTTTATCTACGGCATGTAA
- a CDS encoding VOC family protein has translation MRLNQITLSVTDMAAAVDFYLELGAIQIVDTPHYARFMLPEGDSSFSLHLCTEKPGSGHSLYFESDRLDDWVAELKTRGIAFDSEPEDQRWLWREVNLKDPSGNHIKLYHAGDMRLDPPCRVTRRKH, from the coding sequence ATGAGACTGAATCAAATAACACTGAGTGTGACCGACATGGCGGCAGCGGTGGACTTCTATCTGGAGCTCGGCGCCATTCAAATCGTCGATACGCCCCACTATGCCCGCTTTATGTTGCCGGAAGGGGACAGCAGTTTTTCATTGCACCTATGCACCGAAAAGCCCGGCAGCGGCCACAGCCTGTATTTTGAGAGTGACCGACTGGATGACTGGGTTGCCGAGCTTAAAACCCGCGGTATCGCCTTTGACAGCGAGCCGGAAGATCAGCGCTGGCTGTGGCGTGAAGTCAACCTCAAAGACCCCAGCGGCAACCACATCAAGCTATACCACGCCGGTGACATGCGGCTGGATCCCCCCTGCCGGGTGACCAGGCGTAAACACTGA
- a CDS encoding VOC family protein, whose product MVHLEHINLVVHDLEKSLSFYKAAFPHWQVRGGGEGSWYGKPRQWLHFGDDYQYIALNNDGEGEARDLTGHQPGLAHFAFVVASLDALIARLDAAGFAIAKDGAPDSGRRNVYFIDPDGMEVEFVEYLSDEPAIRNQYPQ is encoded by the coding sequence ATGGTACATCTGGAACACATCAATCTGGTCGTGCACGACCTGGAAAAGAGCCTCAGCTTCTACAAAGCCGCTTTCCCACATTGGCAGGTTAGGGGCGGCGGCGAAGGCAGCTGGTACGGCAAACCGCGCCAATGGCTGCACTTTGGCGATGACTATCAATATATTGCGTTGAATAACGACGGCGAAGGTGAAGCGCGGGATCTGACCGGCCACCAGCCTGGACTGGCGCACTTTGCCTTTGTGGTGGCCTCACTGGATGCCCTGATTGCCCGTCTGGACGCGGCTGGCTTTGCCATTGCCAAAGACGGCGCGCCGGATTCGGGCCGACGGAATGTTTACTTTATCGACCCGGATGGCATGGAAGTGGAATTTGTCGAATACCTCAGCGATGAGCCTGCAATCCGTAACCAGTACCCTCAATAA
- a CDS encoding DUF1971 domain-containing protein, which yields MALVPKNYIPLGSTRVFGGNDVPELLLCQHKTRQGFFSQIEVLDGELLWFGYREQDGEPTIEVRLSAKDRAMTHPGKLYRIEPLTEDTRFRLNVFAHESLHEANANADTTVGLFLEGEHCDTDPVFIEGTGYGLQAHR from the coding sequence ATGGCATTGGTACCAAAAAACTATATTCCGCTCGGTTCGACCCGGGTGTTCGGCGGTAACGACGTACCCGAGTTGCTGCTGTGCCAACACAAAACCCGTCAGGGTTTTTTCAGTCAAATTGAGGTGTTGGACGGCGAGCTGCTGTGGTTTGGCTACCGTGAGCAAGACGGCGAACCCACCATTGAAGTTCGCCTTAGCGCCAAAGACAGAGCCATGACCCACCCCGGCAAGCTCTACCGCATCGAACCGCTCACCGAAGATACCCGCTTTCGCCTCAACGTATTTGCCCACGAGAGTCTGCATGAAGCCAATGCCAATGCCGACACCACGGTGGGCCTGTTCCTCGAAGGCGAACACTGCGACACAGACCCGGTGTTTATTGAGGGTACTGGTTACGGATTGCAGGCTCATCGCTGA
- a CDS encoding YcxB family protein, with the protein MPSSLHHQHSFILNRAHFEECFDESVSTAQGWQPYVKTIGFALMTFALLASPVPTYLGWFFMGLTVVEFLSVRYRRAWWLWRQLMSRAANSDIKLTITDTSLITESLGQRRELNWDALDGISRTERGYLLRQGKGRQYLSRSALSDEAAAFLEQRFGLGSDSVEVAATGH; encoded by the coding sequence ATGCCTTCAAGTTTACACCACCAACACAGTTTTATCCTGAATCGCGCCCATTTTGAAGAGTGCTTTGATGAATCTGTTTCCACGGCACAAGGCTGGCAGCCCTATGTGAAAACCATCGGCTTTGCCCTGATGACCTTTGCCCTGCTGGCAAGCCCTGTTCCGACCTACCTCGGCTGGTTTTTTATGGGCCTGACTGTGGTGGAGTTTTTAAGTGTGCGCTATCGGCGCGCCTGGTGGTTGTGGCGCCAATTAATGAGCCGCGCTGCCAACAGTGATATCAAACTCACGATCACAGACACCAGCCTTATCACCGAATCCCTCGGCCAGCGCCGCGAGCTCAACTGGGATGCATTGGATGGTATCAGCCGTACCGAACGCGGCTACCTGTTACGTCAGGGTAAGGGGCGGCAGTATTTATCCCGCAGCGCCCTTTCCGATGAAGCCGCCGCCTTCCTTGAGCAGCGCTTCGGCCTTGGCAGCGACTCAGTTGAAGTCGCGGCAACTGGCCATTAA
- a CDS encoding GNAT family N-acetyltransferase → MSEHGSPIYQSSDGRISVRHSGSQDIEAICAIYSQPSCFANTLQHPFPSLERWQKRLGELPENCYSLVAEIDGEVVGQAGMEVFSRPRRKHVANMGMAVSEEFQGIGVGSALLAAMLELAHNWLAVRRIELEVYTDNHAAIKLYKRHGFVIEGEAIGYAFRGGEYVDAFLMASCRDFN, encoded by the coding sequence ATGAGCGAACACGGCTCGCCAATTTATCAATCCAGCGATGGCCGTATCAGTGTGCGTCACAGCGGCAGCCAGGATATTGAAGCCATTTGTGCCATCTACAGTCAGCCAAGTTGCTTTGCCAACACCCTGCAACATCCGTTTCCCTCGCTCGAGCGCTGGCAGAAACGGCTGGGTGAGTTGCCTGAAAACTGCTACAGCCTGGTGGCTGAAATCGACGGAGAGGTTGTAGGGCAGGCGGGCATGGAAGTGTTCAGCCGCCCACGGCGTAAACACGTGGCCAATATGGGCATGGCGGTGAGCGAGGAGTTTCAGGGTATTGGTGTTGGCTCAGCGCTGCTTGCCGCCATGTTGGAGCTGGCCCACAACTGGCTGGCGGTACGCCGCATCGAGCTTGAGGTCTATACCGATAATCACGCTGCCATCAAGTTGTATAAACGACATGGCTTTGTGATTGAAGGCGAGGCCATTGGCTACGCCTTCCGCGGTGGTGAATACGTGGATGCCTTTTTAATGGCCAGTTGCCGCGACTTCAACTGA
- a CDS encoding ACP S-malonyltransferase → MSTTKERVLVIAPGRGCYNKEELGYLQRLHADKGDFIAGIDAFRRHEGQKSIAELDAMDKYSFKLHTPGENASALIYACAMADFMDIDRDRFEIVAVTGNSMGWYIALACAGALDEEGAIGVINTMGSMMQDGLIGGQLIYPEMDENWHTNPAATQMLDALLDEAEATEGCALYTSIHLGGFRVLAGNEAGLKLAEARLPKIDERYPMRLYNHGAFHSPLLTEVSAKGKSLLPKGLFKAPKIPMVDGRGAIWTPYSTDTDKLWDYTLGHQVTEHYDFTAAVQVAVKEFAPDRVMILGPGTTLGGAVAQSLIGCNWFGWHNKAEFSAGQKQSCPMIALGMETQRELGIKPKS, encoded by the coding sequence ATGAGCACAACGAAAGAAAGAGTGTTAGTGATAGCCCCCGGCCGTGGCTGCTACAACAAAGAGGAGCTTGGGTATCTTCAGCGCCTCCACGCCGATAAGGGCGACTTTATCGCAGGTATCGATGCCTTTCGGCGCCACGAGGGGCAAAAGAGTATTGCCGAACTCGATGCCATGGATAAGTACTCCTTCAAGCTGCATACCCCGGGCGAAAATGCCTCGGCGCTTATTTACGCCTGCGCCATGGCCGACTTTATGGATATCGACCGGGACCGCTTCGAGATAGTGGCGGTGACCGGCAACTCCATGGGCTGGTATATCGCCCTTGCCTGTGCCGGGGCGCTGGATGAAGAAGGTGCCATAGGGGTCATTAATACCATGGGCTCCATGATGCAGGATGGCTTAATTGGCGGGCAGCTGATTTATCCCGAGATGGATGAAAACTGGCATACGAACCCGGCTGCGACCCAAATGCTGGATGCCTTGCTTGATGAGGCCGAGGCCACCGAGGGCTGCGCTCTGTACACCTCGATTCATTTGGGTGGTTTCAGGGTGCTGGCGGGCAACGAGGCGGGGCTTAAACTTGCCGAAGCGAGGCTGCCGAAAATCGATGAGCGTTACCCTATGCGGCTTTATAACCACGGCGCCTTCCACTCGCCGCTGTTAACCGAGGTCTCTGCCAAAGGCAAAAGTTTACTGCCAAAGGGCCTCTTTAAAGCACCCAAGATCCCCATGGTGGATGGCCGTGGCGCCATTTGGACCCCATACAGCACAGACACTGACAAGCTGTGGGATTACACCCTCGGGCATCAGGTGACCGAGCATTATGATTTCACCGCAGCTGTGCAGGTGGCGGTGAAAGAATTTGCCCCGGACCGGGTGATGATTTTGGGCCCGGGCACCACTCTTGGCGGCGCTGTCGCCCAGAGCCTCATCGGCTGCAACTGGTTTGGCTGGCACAATAAGGCTGAGTTCAGCGCAGGCCAGAAGCAGAGCTGCCCCATGATTGCGCTGGGAATGGAGACGCAGCGCGAACTGGGAATTAAGCCCAAGTCTTAA
- a CDS encoding dehydrogenase E1 component subunit alpha/beta, whose translation MEDRAIAVERQFIEALESGRIEAFLEHTQGWDHRRLGLSDADFAGIFESQLKSRLLDLESRRMRARNEGFYTIGSSGHEGNAAIAAVLNTSDMALLHYRSGAFMVERSRHEASETVLWDMMLSFAASCEDPISGGRHKVLGSKSLNIPPQTSTIASHLPKAVGVALSIPLTERLGVEGALPPDAIAMCNFGDASANHASAQTAINAACWAAFQNIPMPLMFVCEDNGIGISTPTPKGWIGANFSQRPGLKYFCCDGLDLLDTYKVAKEAAHWCRSHRQPVFLHVRTVRLMGHAGSDAEIAYLPKAKILENEALDPLLRSAAMLIEAGVLSAEQILAMYQELKGRIAAIARVAATRPKLKTAVDAMASVVPPRLANPRAVKTLGDDAFASLFAADKQSLGKPVHMGKLINLTLTELMASNDNVVVCGEDVGKKGGVYHVTSRLVERFGPSRVINTLLDETSILGLATGMAHNGLLPIPEIQFLAYVHNAEDQIRGEAATLPFFSNGQYTNPMVIRIAGLAYQKGFGGHFHNDNSFTVFRDIPGLILACPSNGADAQGMLRECVRLAREEQRLVIFLEPIALYMTRDLHETGDSLWAAEYVPEREATPLPFGEPGRFGEGKDLCIISYGNGYYLSRQAEKTLAEAGINCTLVDLRYLAPLNEAAICDIAANCRHVLVVDECRRSGSVSEAIVTALHERLCDDCPPVARLNAEDCFIPLADAATLPLPSKDSIVAAALKLVQGSREEGGMVIGLEASA comes from the coding sequence GCCTGCTGGATTTGGAATCGCGGCGGATGCGTGCCCGCAACGAAGGCTTTTATACCATCGGCTCTTCGGGCCACGAGGGCAACGCGGCCATTGCCGCTGTGCTCAATACCAGCGACATGGCATTGCTGCACTACCGCAGCGGCGCCTTTATGGTGGAGCGCAGCCGCCATGAGGCGAGTGAGACAGTGCTGTGGGATATGATGCTCTCGTTTGCGGCCTCATGCGAAGACCCTATCTCCGGCGGCCGCCACAAGGTGCTGGGCAGCAAGTCACTCAATATTCCGCCGCAAACCTCGACTATTGCTTCCCACCTGCCCAAGGCGGTGGGGGTTGCCTTGAGTATTCCGCTCACCGAGCGTCTGGGTGTTGAAGGGGCTTTGCCTCCTGATGCCATTGCCATGTGTAACTTTGGCGATGCCTCGGCCAACCACGCCAGCGCCCAGACCGCTATTAATGCGGCCTGCTGGGCGGCGTTTCAGAATATTCCCATGCCGCTGATGTTTGTCTGTGAAGACAACGGCATAGGCATTTCTACCCCCACTCCCAAGGGCTGGATTGGCGCCAACTTCAGCCAAAGGCCCGGGCTTAAGTATTTTTGCTGCGATGGTCTGGACTTGCTCGACACCTACAAGGTGGCCAAGGAGGCGGCCCATTGGTGTCGCAGCCACCGCCAGCCGGTGTTTTTACATGTGCGCACCGTGCGCCTGATGGGCCACGCCGGCAGTGATGCCGAAATTGCTTACCTTCCCAAAGCGAAAATCCTTGAAAACGAAGCCCTGGATCCCTTGCTTCGCAGCGCCGCCATGCTGATAGAAGCAGGTGTGTTGAGCGCAGAGCAAATCCTCGCGATGTATCAGGAGCTTAAAGGCCGGATCGCCGCCATCGCCAGAGTGGCTGCCACCCGTCCCAAACTGAAAACTGCGGTTGATGCCATGGCAAGCGTGGTGCCGCCGAGGCTTGCCAATCCCCGCGCAGTGAAGACGTTGGGAGATGACGCCTTTGCGAGTCTTTTTGCGGCCGACAAGCAGTCGCTCGGCAAACCTGTGCACATGGGTAAGCTGATTAACCTGACCCTTACCGAGCTGATGGCGAGTAACGATAATGTGGTGGTGTGTGGTGAGGACGTTGGCAAGAAGGGCGGGGTATACCATGTCACCTCGCGGTTGGTGGAGCGCTTCGGCCCCAGCCGGGTTATCAACACCCTGCTGGATGAAACCTCTATTCTGGGGCTCGCCACCGGCATGGCCCATAATGGCTTGCTGCCCATTCCCGAAATCCAGTTTCTGGCCTATGTACATAATGCCGAAGACCAGATTCGCGGCGAGGCGGCGACCTTACCTTTCTTCTCCAATGGCCAGTACACCAATCCCATGGTGATCCGCATCGCGGGGCTGGCTTATCAGAAGGGTTTCGGCGGTCACTTCCACAACGACAACTCTTTCACCGTGTTTCGTGATATTCCCGGGCTTATCCTTGCCTGCCCATCCAATGGCGCCGATGCCCAGGGGATGCTGCGGGAATGCGTGCGTCTTGCCCGCGAAGAGCAGCGGCTGGTGATATTCCTCGAGCCCATCGCGCTCTATATGACCCGCGATCTGCACGAGACCGGCGACAGCCTGTGGGCGGCGGAATATGTACCGGAGCGGGAAGCCACGCCATTGCCATTCGGCGAGCCAGGCCGCTTTGGCGAAGGTAAGGATCTGTGCATCATCAGCTACGGCAATGGTTATTACTTAAGCCGTCAGGCCGAAAAGACCTTGGCCGAAGCGGGTATCAATTGCACCCTGGTGGACCTTAGGTACCTTGCGCCCCTCAACGAGGCCGCCATTTGTGATATTGCCGCCAACTGCCGCCATGTACTGGTGGTGGATGAGTGTCGCCGCTCAGGCTCGGTCTCTGAGGCGATAGTCACGGCGCTGCATGAACGGCTTTGCGATGACTGCCCGCCCGTGGCGCGACTTAACGCCGAAGATTGCTTTATTCCGCTGGCGGATGCTGCCACCTTGCCGCTGCCAAGTAAGGACAGCATAGTGGCGGCCGCGCTCAAGTTGGTGCAGGGGAGCAGAGAAGAGGGTGGCATGGTGATTGGACTGGAGGCATCGGCATGA